The DNA segment GGATCAGACACTCAAGTATTCATTAAAGTAAATGCTGTCGGTGAATGGAGTAGGTACTAATGACTCCAAAATGAACCTGTGAGTGGAGGAACGTTTGGAAAGCATTTTACAGAATTAACTTTAGGTTCGATGGTCTACATGCTGCCGAAGTGTAGTTTCCTTTGGCAGGATTATAGAACGTGAACATGTTTATTGGATGCATATGCAAATTGAGTTAGAACTAAAGATGCATAGTACCTACCTCTGACAACTTTAGCATTATATATGTTGTTAATAATAACACAGATAATTAAAACTATTTTCAGCATCtatcataatttttttttttttgttcttcgtAGTGAAAATGGTAATGAGCAGAGACACGTTCTCATTTCACCGTAAATGGCCAAAAGCAAACCTAATATACAGTGTTAATATGTCAGCAGTGTCTCATCGAAGAGCATGTTGTTGGATGGACCGTGGGCTTGTAAAAACATAGAAATTGacgaaaagaaaatacagaagaaaTTCTCCAAGACCATGCAGGATCTCTCACTTACCACCCATTTAGATTATGTTGCCATTTGGAAAGAAGGGGGAAAGAATAGTAACCAATTAAGTTATATAGACTATAAATTCCATAGGCTCTTAATCCTGGTTTGCTGTAACAAACAAATGCATTGTTACCACTATTAATTCTAAAACACATTGAAATAAGTGTGACTGGTAAGATGCAGCCTCTACTTCTTCACCTAAAGGAGTCTGGACAGGCCACATTTGCAGCTTGTCTAAAATGCAGGTAAAAGAGCACGATGTCCTTCGATTCTCTATTTGTCACAGCAGGACAAAGACGAATTTCCCTCGATTTTCTTAACAGCTCCGAGTGTCGACTGAGAGCAGCTGTAACCTATCTGGTTTAAATTACACCTACATCTTTGACTCTCACCTCCCTTGCTGCATTGGCACTGCCAATGCCATTTTTGCAAAAGGAGTTTTTGGATcaattctgtatttttcttatcTCAAGGCAGGAAATCCTACACTGAGCTTTTATATTAGTGCAACGCTTTTAAGGAAAAGAAAcaccagacaaaaaaaaaattgtttaacTTCTCAAtggttttgagtttttgtgttaGTATTTTTCCATAAATAATGCAATATCTACCaggtttatttattattaacgAGAGGCTATTGCCAGTAACAGAGAAAAAAGTAAGTTTTCTTACCATCAATAATGTCGTCTGGCCTCTTGCGCTTCTCATACACAACGATGATGACGACTAGGATTATAATTTCTGCAAGCACACCCAGGAAAGGCCAAAGTGGTGCAAGATGGCTGCGCACTCGTAAAATAGTGGTCTCAGCGGTGTTCCCAATTGCATTAGTGGCATTGCACTCGTATATTCCAGGGTCTGTGTTTATATCCAGGTTAATGATGTTGAGCTCTGTGTAGTTGTCTCTGTTAGTGATGAAGAAGCGCCCGGTGGAGTTGTCAATGTCCTGGAACACACGGACCATTTCCCACTGTTAATTATGCTGAAAGCAAGTTAAAATGATGAATTCACACTGAAATGTACTTCTTGCTTCTATAAATTGAACCTGTCCGTGTCTCTGTtggtatatttatatatacagtACCGTGGAAACGGTTCCGTCCGTTTTCCGCCACGTCCAGGTGGGATGCGGGTAGCCAACAGATTTGCAGTAGAGCATCGCGTTTTCCCCTTCATTTTTATTCTCGCTTCGCTTGTGGCCAGTGATATCAGGTTTCGCTGgaaaggtaaaataaataaataaggcaGATCATTAGCTGAGTTGGCAGAAGTAACACAGTCAGTGGAGTGTTTCAAGTCCTAACAGATGgcatgaagaagaaaagtctgattggctgatttggCTGTGGCAACAAATTGTGTTAGTCAGATGTCTAGGTGAGAAAGAGGAGTGTCATAAACAGTCTCTGTAGTAGGGTTGATTCACTTAAGCAGctcaatcttaaaaaaaaaaagaaaaagagctgaGCCGATGCAGGCGAGAGGAGTCATAGTAGGACACTTTCCTCGCTTTACATCATTGAGTTGTTCACACTTGTCGAGTTTGGTGTGGTTAAAATGGAGGCTGGCATGATTGAGTTATCACGGCCATTCAAACCCTGATGAGGCCCAATCCTCCTGACAATAACTCCTTGATACATTTTATAGACTTGGGGTGAGTTCTGAGCTGGTGAAAACTCACTCTGATAATCAAGCAGAGACTGTGTTGCATTCATGATACAACAATAGAAGCTGTGCTGCGGAATAGATCTCAAAGTGGCCATTTAACATACATTTTGATTACATTTTAGTCTGGTTTAAAAGAATGCTACTGTGACTGCAAAGCAAACCAAACCAGACTTtgactgtttctttctctttttttaaattcatatttgGAATGAGTACAAGTGTGAACACTGCTTAAATCATGCCAATAGTTCATTCAACACCCCAGAGGTCATTGAATGTTTCATATGCATCACTCCTTCATCACAGCACTTTTGCACATGAGTTTCAAACTGAATACTTGTCTGTTTCTGccagttgttttttgttctggTTTTACAATCAGACATACTACTACCCATTTCAGCTGAATATGTGAACCAAATAATGCAGTGGAATAAACCCTACAGGTGAAACCGCActgaatttagaaaaaaaaaatgttgagaagTGTGACttcaacattaaagaaaaagttCCCTTTAAAATGGATCATTACTTTGTGAGCACGTGCGTTGCACCCCCTTCTCATGCAGTGGGGAATATCTCTGTGCATGAGATAAAAAGCATTTCAATACAATTCATAATGAGGTGTGATATGAGAGCCCCCAGATGTTCCCATTCACAATAACTCTACAGTGAAGCCCACAAAAGAGATTTTCAGCCAGAGAATAACGATGTAAATTGGTTCTGATTAATGAATTAACtgataatgaaaatgaaacggTTATGAATTTAATAAATTCAGCCATATGTCACAAAGCACTGCAACATATgccaagttttttttgtttttttttttctcaaaggtGAGGCAGAAACTCTCCATTCAACTGTGCCACGGTGTCAAGAGATAACCGTTCCTGCTTTTCCACTAATCCTCAAAATTACAACAATTTCTTCCGTGCAATTAAGCAGGATGAGGGAGAAGGCCTGAAGTGAGCGTTTTTCAGCTGCACACGGATAATAAAGCAGGAGGGGTCTGAGCTCTTGGGTGACATCATCCCACACTAATTATGGCGTGCACGTGCTCCCTGAGCAGGGGCGTGGCCAAGCTGGTTTGTGTCTTACCCTGACTGTATTATGCCAGTGAGTGACAGCGCAGAGACAGCCCTCAGAGTGGCGCTAAAACCGGCACATCCCTCCATTTCACACTCCTGACTGTGATTATTAATCTCTGTGAGCTAGACGGTGGTAAAGTGACATATGAATGTGAGAGGGCCGTGCCGGGAGAAAGCAAGGTCACAGCTGTCAGAAGGAATAATAAAAGTCGATCAGAATGACATCACGTGTTCAAGAGTTGCTAAATCAAATCTTTTTTAGTTCCTTCTTGCATTTATGCAGCGACGGCACATGTGATTCTGATTCCTGCAGAGCCCTACAAACTTGGACAATCACATTTCTATCAAGTAATGTGCCAGTGCGTGTCAGATATTTCCacggaaaaaaaatgtccttaTCTTTTACTGAAATTTAAGAAAGACGAGGCACCAAATATTCATCTGCAGTGAGCTTAGTATCACAGACAATAAACTCCACTCCTGCCACAGAGATGGCTGGGACCGGATTCAGAGCCTTAATCCTACAACATCACAGAACCCTCCATCTGTTGCCTCTGAGCTGAGTCCTGCAAGGATGAGTGTGCCAAGGACACTGTAGGCGAGGGATCTCAGTGAATTGCTGCCAGAAGCACAGTGCAAAGCTGGCTTGCTTAACAGTGGGTTTGCTACCTGGGTCACAAAAGATCTCAAACACCTCGAGAAAATCACAAAAGTATTTAGGAAATGAAGGACATGCTTGGTATCCATCCAGTAATAGCACCtattttaaacataaaaaaaagaagtttgattttatgtttttgggTGGAGGATGCtcaaaaaaagagggaaaaatcaTGCATCATCAGTAAAAGCAATGAATTTCCCTCCAGGGGACAGTAAGCAAGCCTCAACGGTCATGGGCCTGCAGCCTGGTTATAGCTAGGACACTTCAGTTTGAATGGCGACGAGTCCCGTCATCTCACAATCCAGTgaaagcagagcacacacggTCATCACCCATGTTACGCAATCAGGCAGTGCTTTAAGACAGCCGCGGAGTAAGAGGCAGGGCATGCTCAGTATGCACCACAGCCATGCCACAGCAAATTGGCTTAAGCACTATAGACAGGCAAGCTTCTCTTGGAGTGTTCCACTTGCCCTTACTCAGAGAAGATTCCTTACTCAGGTTGAAGAGCCTGTCAGCTTGAAAGAAACCAACGCAGTGGTTGATTGGTTAGCTTTCATGCTATCACAGGGGCTGTGtggcttcaaatgaaatccATCACTGTTAAATCAACGTAACAAGTCAGAATGTTTCTGCTCTTAAGCAGTCCTGCTTTGTGGGCCttgtgttttgcatgttttggaAGGTGAGTGCAGTGCCTGTCCATTTTGCTGAACTGTTGTGTCACTGAAAGCCAAGAGTGACAACAGCCTCAGGAGCGCTCCCTGTCATCACCACCGTCGCACAGGATGTATTCAAACATCTTTGTCAACAAAGGCTCTTTTCACGCTGCTTGAGGTGCTCAACTTTTCCAGGACACCTTTTTGCTTCCATTTCTGAGTAAAAACCAAATGTCATCGTGCTCTTTAAAATCAAGGGCAtagggctgttttttttttttgttttttgttttaaatttggaGTTGCCTAAAGGAGAAATTCattatcaaactttttttttttttcagtttaaaatatgtttctttaatttagttAACAATTGTGATATGATACAGAAAGCTTACCTTTTACTTCAATTGTTGCATTTGCATTGGGTGCTGTCTCAAATGTGTAAACACACATGTACTCCCCAGAATCGTCTGCTCGCGGTTTATTGATTCtgcaacaaaacacagcagtcaTTTCATAGCTCTTACTTACCAGTCACTTGCACTGTCAGTAGTCAAGTACATAAAGTCAGCTGATATCAGTTTAACGCTTGTAATTATTTTGGACTACAGCGATGAAAGCCTGAAGGTTCTACGAGGCCACGGGAGACAAAATGTTGGCATTTTGTTGTTATATTACGGAACAGCAGCTCTGGATTCTGCAGGGGAGGGCACCACGGGCATTTTAGCTGTAATCTTCAGAGTATCACTGATGTAATGTGACAAGGAAGTGACCAATTGGTCTTATCTTGTGGCTAGAAAAAAAGTCTGTGGTATGTCTATGGGGGTGACAGTAGCTTTGTGCTTCAATGATTATACTCTGTGACAGCAGGAACTAACAACTAGTTGGTACTTTAGGCAATAATAGacttttatgtttcattttaagTTAGAGTTTTAGGTACAGTTCAAGATGTGAGCTAAAGGGGTGATTTGACTTTGGATTATTTCAGGTCAATGCAGTGCACCAATGAATCCCTAAAGGGACAAAATATAAGATACCTGTCATGGAGACTGGATTATTGTTGATATACAAGCCATTGTGATGCAGAGTAGTCTGATTTGTGCACAGCTTGGTGTCAACAACACACATACATGGTGATGATAAACACAACACTTGAGAAAATCAATCATCATTTTGGCGCTGTGGGTATTAATGTGTTTCAGTAACTCTTAAAGATTGTAAACCCAATCTCATTCTGGGAAGTTCATCCTTCTATGAAAACTGAGGAAAATATAGGCACATTGACTGTATGTATAAATTGGATTATCTGTCACACAATCATCTGTGGTCTGTGTCCCACTGAGCACCTACAGTCAGTCAGCCAAGCAGAAAGACAGACTGACCATTTCTGAAAATCTGTGTAACATTCCCATTTCCAGCTCACAGCTTATCGGTGTGTAATAcctttgttcatgtttttcagAGCTGTACTGAGGCAGGCAGCATGCTTTTCTCTGGATTAACACGTAAATTTTCCATAAAATCTCAGTAACTTTAGTTATTCTGCTGCATGAGACAGCCCAATGACGTCTTCCCTAACGTGTGTCCTGACAACACGGAGGTGAAGCCGTCACCTGTAGATCGTGTTTCTGTTCTCTGTCCGTGTGTTGGGGATCTCCTGGCCATTCTTCATCCAGAAGCTTTCCTTATGCGGTGTGTGCGCAGTGGTGAGATTACACTCCAGGATGACTGGTTTACCCGACGTCTCCGCTGACAGGATGATCTGATCAGAGGCATTGATCTTTGGTTCTGGAAGACAGAGACAGTCAAACCTTATCCCAGATCTCGGGATCCAAACTGCTTCAGTGCTCCCTCCCTATGCTGCTATAGCTGCAGGCTGTATGCTGTTTTTATATGATCTGTGTAGGAGGCGTCTATGAAGTGAAGCTCAcccaacaaataaacaaaaagcatAATAAGTACATGAAACCACTGGAATTCCTTCTACCTACCAAGTGTTCATCCTGAGACTGGAGTAATTGTGCTATTTTTAGATAATAAGATAATACATACAAATGCAAAATCAAAATTGATTAATGAACTACAGTGACGCATATATTTGCACCAAAATAGTATGATTTTTGACTGTAACAAAGCCTCCAGTCATAGGCTCAGCATTTGAGGTTAGAAGACAGGTTTTGGTTTTATCAGCAGTAATTTTGATGTTTAAAGAAAACTCACTAACGTGTACTGATCTCGCATATAAACATCATCCGCATAATATAAAGGTCAAATAAGCCATACACTTCAAGATTAGGGGCCTCATTTATAACCTTTGTGCTGTTAGCCTTCCgtgaaatgaaatggaaaacacaTTATCCAGTGATGAACTCTCCGGTCAGTTGATGTATGATCATTTTCTGTTATGGTATTTTCCTGTTATGGATTTATAGCTCTCCACAGTTTCAATACAAAGTCACCAGATTCCTTCCAATTCAACCGGactgtcaaagaaaacattcatattCTTGTAATTTTCTCAGACAGAATGGTGAATAGACAATCAGAAGATTTATGACTAAATATTTCAGGACAGTAAATATTTCAGTCTTGGTATTTAGCACTAGTTTGCAGACTCTTGGGTCTAAAATCCTTCTTGTTAACAGGAGAGTGCTGCCAGGGGTAACTCATCCTACATCGCTATACCATCTGCACTCTaatgtgtaaataaaagaaacacatATAGGCTGAATTTATAGCTGTACATACTGTATCTTTAAGCAGCCTTGGAGTGAGTGTGATTTTATCAGCATTTTAAGTTatgcaaacatgaaacaaatACTCAGCAGGTAGTTGCTTCGAGCCTCACCAGCTGGTGTGACAAAGAACACTCCACCTCTGATCAACTTTAcattggaaaacatttttttttttgctgtactGACAGACTGTAACTATCAGTTTGCACAGCTGAGTTATATTTGTTGTCTCCATCCACAAGGAAAACCATGTATATGATCTTTTCACGTGCGATCTGCACTGACTGTTTATAGTTAATTGTGGGAGTGAAGTGGGCGGAAGGCTTTATTGTGATAGATGCATAGTTTTATAAATGAGGCCCCTGAGCTGACGACTGATACAGAGATAAAGAAGACCTCTGGAATTTCAAATCACTGCTGAATGAATAGCTCGGCCTTTTAAACCGTGAGGCGCACTGTTCGCCAAAACAAATACCAGGTTCCATTTCTCAAGGACGACGAGGGGAGCAGGAGGTGTCATCCGAGAGTGAGGCGCCCTTTGCTCTGCCTGGAGTAGTgagcaggaagcctcctccacgctgcccctccccctcctctaaGGCGGGCCAACCATGGCAACGACGGAGCCCCCgaggggaggagcagagaggagcagcatcATAATCCTActactggctgctgctgctgctgctgctgctgctgctgcaaggcCACTAGCAAGGCAAAAGGGGAGAGACGGGGGAAGAGGGGCTACGGAGACTGGCAGTTGAATTTGATTAGCATTCATGGCATCCTATTCTTATCTTTCTGTAAACTCAGTAGTTAGAGGGTAAACTCTCCCCTTCCCCCTTAtatttgtctctctctctctctccccaccaCCGAGCGGAGACACATGTGCTATAAATAGTATCTTTGAGACATGCGTACGCACACACAACATGAGGTACATAAATTAACATTTAGCAAACACGGCACAGTGGTCCACAGGCAATTCAACCAGAAGGTTGTTTGTAGGACACATTGTTACGACTTCAAATGTAACTGCTGGACGATGCATCGTCGCATCAGAATATAGCCATAATCCAAAATATAGCTTGGAATCAGTGAATGAAAGCTGATCCTCATTCTTCCTGCAGGTGCTGAAATGCAGCATCTCATTGAGAATGATGGCATATCCAGTAAGCTGACAGATTCTTGTCAGTTTTGTTGGAATAGCAAATAGATCTGCATTCTCTTCCAGTTTGCCAAGATTTATGAAATCAATTAAACTAAATAGCTGAGTCACACTAAGCCACCTGGCAAGCTTTTTTGTTTAGAGGAACATTATGCCATTGTAAAAAGGCAAAGCTGGCCTCCAATCATAACACTGTTACAACACGATAAGTGCACCATCAGTAAGAGATGCCAGTAATTGTCCTCGCACAGAGGGGGTAGTGGGCCTTCTGTGCACGTGGTTAAGCTAAATGGTTTGAACCACTCATTCTTGATAGACATAAGCAATTTTCTGGACATGCTTGTCCAATTCATGTTAACAAATATCCCCAATACAACTAAACCAATTTATATACCATTTTAAGTGTTTGGAAAGCAAATACTATGTTGAAATTGATACTTTGCATTTACAAAGTACATTGTGTGCAATTTGTTTAAGTGATACTCCACTCTAAACATATGTGGGTTAAAATTGATTGACTCAACCCTCAAAATATggctgaataaaagaaaattgtttattgttttccaATGTTTTTACTACAGAGTAACATCCTGCATACTGCCTGAATTCATGCGAGTTGCATTAAATttcaaaagtgaaatgtttttcatgcaaaaaaaaaaagaaaaaaaaaagaaaggttcatAAACATCCGCTAAACCACTTCTGCACTGAGTATTGTGATTTAGCAATCAGCAGTGAAATAGAAGTGGGTTAAGAAATCTCATTCGACATTTTAATACAATTTCCCAGCATGAAAACATATTACCACTGGAATCAAGAATTAAAGCTGATCATAGCCGCAGTTAAAGTGATAAAGCAGCCTTTTGGGGAACAACACTTTGCTTCCTTATTGAGAATCAAAAGAAAGAACTAAAACTACTTTCACCTCTGTGAGAGGCTGCAGCCAGCTGCCTCAAAGTATGCAGAAGTCTGTGAAGACAGAAATACCTGTCTCGGCTTTTGCTAATTAATGCTCCTGGAAGAAAAATAGCCCTACAGACAAACTAATACTAGTGTCACTGTGTCTGTTTTGCCAAAGTTCAGTAAACAAGACAATTAGTGGTGTCCAAAAGCGCTGATTTTCACCTATGAACACCGACTGCTTTCAATTCGGTTTCTCGTCATGTGACGTTAGGCTGGCTGGCTGCTAGCACAGGTCTTCACATTGATGACACTGGTAATGGTGTTTTCCCAAAAAGTACAGCCCTCCAATTTCTCAACAGTTTTAACATTTGGAGTGTAGTATCACTTGGAGCACACGTAGAAAGCACATAGGTCAGTTCATGAATCTCCTTCCCAAAGCCAACATCTAAATtgcatttaatttaataaaatttaATCCAAATGCCAAATAGGATAGAGGAGTTATAAAAAGACAacttttgaataaaaatataaaaccgTAATAACAAACTAATTTCAGGTAAAGTGATGCAGAGTGATTCACATTCAGAAGCTAAATTAAGCAAAACTGTAAGgccaaaacaacacaatcatttgttttttttaaagctacaaACTATACATTCATATCAAAGGGCTATTATGTATAGCCTGTAATATACATGTAACAACCTGGCCATTACATGTATATGCAAAAACATGTATATCTCAGTAATGACAGAATATATTCAGATAGTTTTATAAGGACTTGACTTCAtaacacataaaaaaagagacaaagtgAGCAGCTGCTGTCTTTCAGATTTCTTTCGAGAGTTGAAGCAGTTAAAGCCATATAGCtggtttaaaaggaaaaaaaaatatcaaacataaACCAAAACTCCAATCAGAAGAGCCAGCAAAGACCAGACTCCTCCAAACTCCTCAGAGCTTCACTATGACTAACAACATTCAGCATCGCAGTGTTTCAGTGGGCAGAGCACTGAGGCGTGCACAGATTAGAAGAGTCCACTTGAAATTCAGTTTGTTTGAATGTTTGCGTGCATAGAGCAGAAGATTAAAGGATATAATGTCATTACTGATTCACAGTCACACTCAATGGCTGAGAAGGCACAAGGTAACACATTATACCGGCAGGTCTGGGGAGACCGCTTAGTGGAAGAGAAAATCTGCCTCATCTGAACCAGGAATGAGACAGTCAAGGCCCCCACGTGGTCTCATCCTTTATTGGATTACCACACGCAAATTTGAAAGCAGCAAACGTTTGCTTTTATCAGGAAGGAGTTGACAGCAGAAATCATTGTTTTACATCTGAACGGATCCCTCCTTGTGTCTTCTTACAGTCCCATTTACACTGTGCCCAGAGTGAGAAAGCCAAATCAAAAGCATTACTTCAAAGCACCACGAGGTTTCCACAGCATCGAGCAGGTAGGGCTttgaagtaaataaaacaatCCACGCAACGCAGAACACACAACATAACGTCAAAGAAGGGAAGTGCCACAAATAAATCTAGGGGTGGGAAATGGGGTGAAGTTAGGATACAGATAAAAAAGATAATGATTAGAATATTGCGAAAAGACACAAAAGGCAGTAAGAACGAAGGCTTTGTGTGGCAAGAAGGAAGAGAGATGCAGATAGAGACTGGGTAAAGTTCCTGGGTTTGTGGTCATTTACATCTGCATGCTCGAGGGATTTTGGGAGTGACGGGGAATTTATgcacttcaggaaaaaaaacagaaatatttagAATACTTGATTTGCATCCATAGAAACAAAAGATAGCATTATTGACTACacaatttatatattttttttctgttagtgGTTAGTAATTGTTTTACTGTAGCCTGGCCAGTAGCCAGTGTGGAGAGGGGGGCTAGTTGGAGTGGTTGGAGAGGGGATCTGGGGGTCGTTCACCGGTTAGGGTTCTACAGGACATAGACCACTCACTCTGTAGCACCGAAATGGTGGCCTGGGCGCGGATCCAGGTGATGGCGGGGTTTTGTCGGAGATCATTGCGCCTCGGGTCGTTGCTCGCCCGGCACTCATAGGTCCCAGAGTCCTCCAGTGTGAGGCGCGTGATGCCGAGCACACTGACTCCATTGGTGCCGTACGCCGTGTTGATGGACACCCGCCGCTTGCGGGCTCCGTCCCACAGCTGCTTGAAGGAGTCCGCTCGGTTGACCTCAGCGTACCACCACTGGATCTCGGGAGTGGGGTTACCCACCACCTCGCAGTACAGCTCAAAGGTGTCCCCCGTGAGCTTAGTCTCAGAGAGTGGCGACTTCACAAACCCAGCTGGAGAAGAAAAGTGTACCGGGATGGCAGGGAAGGAAAGGGTACAAGAGGGTTAGAGCAGTAGGAAGGCATGGAAAGGCCAAGGGAAAGTAGGAGGAAATTAAATAAGATCAGAGTACATACAAACAAAAGAGAGGATGATCAAAggcaaatcaaataaaagcaaGCTTCAAATCATTGAGAGGTGTGAAAAGGGAAAGGTTAATGATTCTCCAAATCCAGTCTGTTCAACATCAGGTTTCCCTGGCCCACTTAGGGCCAACTGTCAGACCACGTCAGAGTCAACAAGACACAAATCCATGCCAGCAAGTAGTGCTGATGTcctgtctgggtttttttttccctttacattttgtctttctctcAACATTTTTCCACTGGAGCTTTTGGTCTGTGTgccagggaggagagaaaacatcaatgAGAGCACATTAGATGACCAGCAGTGAAAACATTATTTAGTGAAGGGAGAATGCTCTCTCCCTGAGTTTATCTAGGCGCAGCAGTTTACAACAGTTTGTtcagtcgggggggggggggggggggggggggggggggggggcaatcatCCAATCTTGTCTACACTTAAATGTTTCACAATCACAGAGTCCTCCACTGCGAGGCTCCTACTTGgcaacactgaaataaaaaaatctcgTTCCAGGTCTGTGTCACTGCTCTATTACAATGCTGCATAAAATCATTTGACTCGTcacggtctttttttttttttttttttttttttgagaaatacGTCCCCTGAAGGTAAATGTTATTAACATCAGAGGGATGAATAATAAATGTCACTTGATGATTAAactctgaaagacaaaataTAGCTTCTTAATTATAGCAAACATCACCAGTTGTGCCGCATTATTGACTTCAACAAGAATTAGGTTAGTAAATTTGTTAGTAACAGGGACAGACAAAAGAAATTCAGTATTAGTCAAGCATGGCGTGTtgatgtgtgcttgtgtgtttggttgtaCCGATACTGTCGTTGCATAGGTGGCTGGAGTGGAGCCAAGCCCACGTAGGGCTGGAGGTGAGGTACAGCCTGgacagtctgtcacagggcgtTCGCATACAGATggacaaacacattcacacccacTTTCACACCTATAGGGACAGTTTAGACCAGTTAATAAAACATGCACGCCACCGGATTGTGTGGGGAGGAACCTTCACGTACTTAACCAGAATATCTCATACTGTTTTATacccaacatttttcaacccccccccacttttttttttttaagtgattcatcaaaaaatacagcaaatatGGAACTGTATGTATAACCAATAATCTTCTTTTATCCATATCAGCTCCAGCTGGTAACACCAGAAATTAGGTCAGACAGCTTACATTTTGGATAAGCGGGACTTAAAGAGCAGGTTTTGAAAATTCCCATATGGTCAC comes from the Salarias fasciatus chromosome 1, fSalaFa1.1, whole genome shotgun sequence genome and includes:
- the nptnb gene encoding neuroplastin b isoform X2; translated protein: MRPHAVMLAVVLLGNLMLSFTSAQNAGFVKSPLSETKLTGDTFELYCEVVGNPTPEIQWWYAEVNRADSFKQLWDGARKRRVSINTAYGTNGVSVLGITRLTLEDSGTYECRASNDPRRNDLRQNPAITWIRAQATISVLQKPKINASDQIILSAETSGKPVILECNLTTAHTPHKESFWMKNGQEIPNTRTENRNTIYRINKPRADDSGEYMCVYTFETAPNANATIEVKAKPDITGHKRSENKNEGENAMLYCKSVGYPHPTWTWRKTDGTVSTDIDNSTGRFFITNRDNYTELNIINLDINTDPGIYECNATNAIGNTAETTILRVRSHLAPLWPFLGVLAEIIILVVIIVVYEKRKRPDDIIDVGPMKTNSTNNHKDKNIRQRNTK
- the nptnb gene encoding neuroplastin b isoform X3 — protein: MRPHAVMLAVVLLGNLMLSFTSAQNEPKINASDQIILSAETSGKPVILECNLTTAHTPHKESFWMKNGQEIPNTRTENRNTIYRINKPRADDSGEYMCVYTFETAPNANATIEVKAKPDITGHKRSENKNEGENAMLYCKSVGYPHPTWTWRKTDGTVSTDIDNSTGRFFITNRDNYTELNIINLDINTDPGIYECNATNAIGNTAETTILRVRSHLAPLWPFLGVLAEIIILVVIIVVYEKRKRPDDIIDDDEPVGPMKTNSTNNHKDKNIRQRNTK
- the nptnb gene encoding neuroplastin b isoform X1, whose product is MRPHAVMLAVVLLGNLMLSFTSAQNAGFVKSPLSETKLTGDTFELYCEVVGNPTPEIQWWYAEVNRADSFKQLWDGARKRRVSINTAYGTNGVSVLGITRLTLEDSGTYECRASNDPRRNDLRQNPAITWIRAQATISVLQKPKINASDQIILSAETSGKPVILECNLTTAHTPHKESFWMKNGQEIPNTRTENRNTIYRINKPRADDSGEYMCVYTFETAPNANATIEVKAKPDITGHKRSENKNEGENAMLYCKSVGYPHPTWTWRKTDGTVSTDIDNSTGRFFITNRDNYTELNIINLDINTDPGIYECNATNAIGNTAETTILRVRSHLAPLWPFLGVLAEIIILVVIIVVYEKRKRPDDIIDDDEPVGPMKTNSTNNHKDKNIRQRNTK